The genomic interval CAACAGCTGGGAGCCCGAGGAGAACATCCTTGATCCAAGACTCCTCCTCGCTTTCCAAAAGAAGTGAGCAAACTATAAATATTTCTAAGCAAACGATAAAGTCAATTAACTTCTAATTGGCTGCGCGTGCGGTGGAAGTTGTGGAAACAACAGATTGAAGCTCGCCGTGCCTTTTGTGGCACAGCCCTTTTGTTCATCTCCTGGAATCACAGTTCAGGTCCACCTAGGACGTCAGTCCCTGGGCTGGGTAAACACGAAGAATTTATGGCCCGGTGCACAATCTGGTTTTGCGCTGGCTGTACAATGGGAGCGCGGCAGCGCCCAGCAGAGACCTTTGGCTCGTTCCCCGTCCAGCGGTCGGGGCCTCGCTCTGCTTGGGGGGCAACTGCCGGCCCCAGGGACTGCAGAAATGCACTTCTGGAGGGCGCAGCTATGAGAAGGTGAGGAAGTAAGGGGTGGGAGAAAATGGTTTCCTCTGTCGGGGCTGGGGCTACTGCCCAGAGCCGAGCGGGGACCGGCAGCTATTACACACCAGGAATCACACACGGAGGTAAAAAAGTAGCCAGCTGGCTACGGTAAGCACAACGCTGCCAAATATTTTGTCTccatattaataaaaatcattaaagttTATGATAGGATTTAATTATAACTTGTTTCTGGATCCATTTTTTCAAGAATGGAATCTGGTGGTTAGTGCAGACAGCGCTGTGTTTAATTAGCCATATGTGTTACAGCTTAACGCTGTCCTTTTTAAACGAAGAAATACGAAATAGTATAGCGATCTGAAAACACTCCTATATGATCACCTCAGGCTTTGCGTGGCTGCCACCCTGGGCCACCACGTCCAGACCAGGAGGTACAGGAGATGTGAAATGAGCCCAGCGAAGGAGAGAACTTGCAGAGTTTCCAGGGAATGCATTTGCTTTCCCTCCGCACGGAGGCTGTAGTGCTGCtcgctgagcagaggggaagctCAGCTCTGCAAGTGTGTAAGTGAGGCAAGGCTTGGCAGAGAGGGGGCAGATCTTCCGTTTGCCTGATCCCGTTGTACcagaaaaactgcaaatctcGCCATGAATCGGAAGAGCCGCCGACTCAGGATGGGTAACGCCATGCGGTCCATCGCTGACCGCCAGAAGCTTCTTGCCATGGGGATGTTATTGTAGCAAACAGGGATGCAAACAGGGACTGGGGGAAACAGTGGGAAGGTCCTGCGTGGCAAAGGATTTGGGCTCTGCGATTAGTTGGGTAAATACATTTCAGCCATCCGTGCAGTTCagggtttctctttcctttcaccTCTCCAGTAAATCAGGGCAGATGCCTGCTGCTGAGCCAGCTGGGTACCCCGATGTCCAGAGCGCTGTCCTTGTTCTACAGCCacaattttcataattttttcctcactctgtagttctttttcttgcattgtATCGCATTCATGGCCCAAGTCTTCCAGCGACCTGTGCCGGTCCCGCAGGGTAAATGGTCCAGATACCACCTGAGGGAGGTTTAAGTACCTGGGTTTCTGTACAGTTCTTGGGGTTCCTTGACTGCATTCGAGTGTGGTGTGCCCATAATAGCATGGGTTCAAGGAAGTGGTCTGCTCAGAGCCTGTATCATCGCATGTCGGCAGGGGTTAAGGACACCCCCAGCCGCTGCTCAGGTGCTCAGACAGGAGCTGAGCCCACAGCATCCTGAGCAAGGGGGGGTTTAATGacagaagaaagggaggaacCAGGATGAttttgtatgggttttttttttcctccgtgCAAACATTGTCCTTAATCGTTTTTTTCAGGGAACACGAAAAAGAAGTGCAGAATCGGAAGAGGGGGAAGCGGCCCAGGGGCAGGCCCAGGAAACACGTGGTGAGTCCTCGTGGTGGTGGAAATTCACGGCTGCTGGGAAATCCAGTGCCGGAGGGGCTCTGGCCTTGGAAGGCACCAGCGAGTGTCTGCCCGCAGCGCAGGGTGCGGTGGATGCTCAGCCTCTGGAGGGTGTGAGGACCCAGCGATGCCTGCAGACCCCGGGTTAGGGGCTTTGAGGATTGCAgtggtgggtgggtggatgaGGACGCCTGCGAGGAGGACATCTCTTCACCGCTGCGATGGCAATGGCATAGAAGGAGCCAGAAGAGTTCCCTGGCACCAGGGTCCCGCCTGGTGCTTAAGCCAGTATTGTACTGCACGCTCCCTAACTCGTTTTATGGCAGAGGACGCGCAGATCAGCTAACGCGGAGAAAGAGCCCGCGTGTGCCTGGGGCACCTGGCCAGGCAACGCTGCAGGGTCTGCAATGCCTGGAACCAGTCTTGGGTAATGTGTGTTaactctttccctgtctctctctgTTGCTTCGCAGGAACCAGAGATGCCCGCAAAAACTAAGTCAAGtagctcctcttcctccacatcctcctcttcctcctcctctgatgAAGAAGATGAAAGTGACCTCGAAGCAAAGAGAGGTCCCCGCAGCAGAGAGACTCACCCCGTGCCGCAGAAGAAAGCTCAGATCCTGGTGGCGAAGCCTGAAATGAAAGACACTTCTAGGAAGAAGCGTGGGCGGAAACCTCTTCCCCCAGAGCAGAAAGCGGCTCGGAGGACCGTGAACCTGACAAAGGTGCTGAAAACATCCCGGAAGGAGGTGGGCAGCAGCGCCAAGCTGATGGggaagctgcagccccagcacagcgcGCAGGTCTCGGGCATGGCCATGCTGAAGGACCCGCCGGGTGCCTTGGCCGGGCTCAGCTCGGGGGGTTCATCTGCAGAAAACCTGCCCAACATGATGAAGAGCGGCTCCGCGAGCCCAAACCGGGCCATCAGCTGGCAGAGCTCCATCGTGCACTACATGAACAGGATGTCCCAAAGCCAGAACTCGGCAGAGACCTCGCCCCTGGGCAGGCTGGCACTGAAGTCCCAGGCATCCAGTAAGAGCGGCTTAGGGCTGGACTTAAAAATGAGGAACCAGAAAGGAtctggggagctggggctgagcatgCAGGGACCCAAGACTGCTAAGGCTCCTAGCAGCGGCGCTGGAGGGGACCAGAAATCGGGGTTTGCTGCGGGAGGCCAAATGCTGCACAATGGCAGCAAGACGCCTGCGAGCTCATCCGGGGCCGGCAGCCAGCCGACCTCCAGTCAGGAGCTGAACCTCCAAGCTCTAAACCTGCAGAGCGTCAAAAACGGGCCGAGCGCGGCCGTCGGGAGCAGCCTCCCTCGCCACCTTTGCAGCGCCCTGTCCAAAGGCTCCGGCGGTGGCGTGGCGGCAAGCACGGGTGCTGCCAGCACAAAGGGCGGCACAGCGGGTGCCGGGTCGaatgctgccagccctggcGTGCTCTCGGGGGGGGACGGTGGCAAGAGCGAGAAGCAGGCGCACCGGGCGGGCGACAGGGACTTGGCCAAAAGCGGCACAGCCGGCACGCAGGAGGGGCACGCGGCCACGGAGAACCGCAAGCCGTCTGCCCTTTCTGAGATGAGCACAGGCGAAGAGACCAGCTCGGATTCGGACCGGGATTCGGCTTCCTTCCCGGGCGTGGGTCAGAATATGTCTGTCTCCATCCAGACCAGCCAGGACTGGAAACCCACCCGCAGCCTGATCGAGCACGTCTTTGTCACCGACGTCACCGCTAACCTGATCACAGTGACGGTCAAGGAGTCCCCCACCAGCGTCGGGTTTTTCAACCTACGGCAATATTGAGCTAGGGAACATGAGAGAAGGGGGAAGGTCCTTCGGCCTCTCCCTCAGCTTTGCCCAGCTCTTCcatcaggtttttctttcttcaagtgAACACGGAGACCTCGTCAGACCTGCTGGGACTCGTGTCCAGGGAGGCTCGAGAGAGAGACGCAGTGAAACCTGCTCAGAACTGCCAGTGGGTCGATGGATCCCTCCCGGcttctccccatcctcccccgGAGCGGTGTCCCGAGCGGAGGTGGCTGATGCCGTTCCCCGGGAGCAGGGCACCGGTGCTGCCGGGGGTGACAGGCTGGCAAGTTTTGAGCCAGGCTTCACTGTACACGGGTTTCTTTGCTTTACAGCTTGAAATGGCAGATGACCAGGTCTGCGGCTCTCTGGCAGCACGGAGAGGgtgtgggagaggaaaaggagctccttttctttcctctgggcTCCCCGTGAATCTGTCAGTGAGCTGTGGGGAGTCGCAAGTCAATCCAAATGAGACAGccgctgctcccagccctcgGGGGTTGCTGGGGGGCGGCTGTATACGGGGGTTTTTCAGGGTACACTCAGCCCAGCCACCCCCCTGGGCAAGGTCACTTCCAATGATTGTGAAGTCCACGATGTTTCTGTTGTGGTTTCCAGCTGATAGGGAAatattgtttacattttttattaagGACAAATCCTTTTTTTGAGGGAGGGAAATAAACCCAGTCTAGGGAAGACTGAATCCTGGATGCCACTGATGAGTCGGGCATCAGAGGTGCCTCTTTCAGAGCAAGGGAGGCTGGCAGTGGGCATCTCCTTGCCGCCGGGGGAGGGTCCTGCCTCGCCAAGGG from Grus americana isolate bGruAme1 chromosome 18, bGruAme1.mat, whole genome shotgun sequence carries:
- the CBX2 gene encoding chromobox protein homolog 2; protein product: MEELSSVGEQVFAAECILSKRLRKGKLEYLVKWRGWSSKHNSWEPEENILDPRLLLAFQKKEHEKEVQNRKRGKRPRGRPRKHVEPEMPAKTKSSSSSSSTSSSSSSSDEEDESDLEAKRGPRSRETHPVPQKKAQILVAKPEMKDTSRKKRGRKPLPPEQKAARRTVNLTKVLKTSRKEVGSSAKLMGKLQPQHSAQVSGMAMLKDPPGALAGLSSGGSSAENLPNMMKSGSASPNRAISWQSSIVHYMNRMSQSQNSAETSPLGRLALKSQASSKSGLGLDLKMRNQKGSGELGLSMQGPKTAKAPSSGAGGDQKSGFAAGGQMLHNGSKTPASSSGAGSQPTSSQELNLQALNLQSVKNGPSAAVGSSLPRHLCSALSKGSGGGVAASTGAASTKGGTAGAGSNAASPGVLSGGDGGKSEKQAHRAGDRDLAKSGTAGTQEGHAATENRKPSALSEMSTGEETSSDSDRDSASFPGVGQNMSVSIQTSQDWKPTRSLIEHVFVTDVTANLITVTVKESPTSVGFFNLRQY